In Pseudobacter ginsenosidimutans, the following are encoded in one genomic region:
- a CDS encoding TylF/MycF/NovP-related O-methyltransferase, with protein MIKSITKGINLLFGDTLQKNKVFISNSLEFLHRERTLDKNYFDYVRLAALELICFEIRNKKLQGNVAELGVYKGKFARYINQYFSDRTLYLFDTFEGFHASDVKKEKKEGFSSGEQNFSDTSVEAVLKQMPSPNQ; from the coding sequence ATGATTAAATCTATAACCAAAGGTATCAACCTGTTGTTTGGGGACACTTTGCAGAAAAACAAAGTGTTTATTAGTAATTCGCTGGAATTCTTACACCGTGAGCGAACCCTGGATAAGAATTACTTTGACTATGTGCGACTGGCTGCACTGGAGCTGATCTGTTTTGAGATCAGGAATAAGAAACTGCAGGGAAATGTGGCAGAACTAGGCGTTTACAAAGGAAAATTCGCCAGGTATATCAACCAGTATTTTTCTGATCGCACGCTGTATCTCTTCGATACGTTTGAAGGCTTTCATGCGTCTGATGTAAAGAAAGAAAAGAAGGAAGGGTTTTCCAGCGGGGAACAAAATTTTTCAGACACATCCGTTGAAGCGGTGTTGAAACAAATGCCGTCTCCCAATCAGTAG
- the recQ gene encoding DNA helicase RecQ has protein sequence MATTTKKTSTAKTAKGTKTATGSPTNGSAKNVAPTSASLHEALQEHFGFDAFKGNQEAIIQSLLSGKDTFVIKPTGGGKSLCYQLPAIISPGVAIIVSPLIALMKNQVDLVRSYSSKDDVAHFLNSTLSKKEIRTVQDDLQSGRTKMLYVAPETLTKQENLEFFADLKLSFFAVDEAHCISEWGHDFRPEYRRLREMMTQINPDIPVIALTATATPKVKSDIIQNLGLQEPNVFISSFNRPNLYYEIQPKIKKDQTLKNIVRFIVQMKDKSGIIYTLNRKTTEELADMLVANGIKAVAYHAGLDSKLRAERQDMFLNEDVQVIVATIAFGMGIDKPDIRFVIHYNIPKSIENYYQETGRAGRDGLEGKCILYYSHKDVAKLEHLMRDKPLSEREVGAQLINETVAYAESGVCRRKVLMSYFGEDYTTKNCGECDNCLHPKEQVEAKDNAVKVLKAIRGLDERFATDYTVNILIGRLTPNITMFRHEGIAEFGIGKDEPDHYWGSLIRQMLLGGLLSKEIEDYGVLKITKAGEAFLKKPKSFPIVLNNLYEEANADDEEGGAETAVGTAVDEKLFEMLKELRQKEAKKKQLPPFVIFLETSLQDMATLYPTNTQELEKCSGVSKGKAMRYGKPFIEMVAKYVEENNIERPDDFVMKSVVNKSGNKVYIIQQTDKRIPLETIAKNKGWRMDEMLEEMETIAASGTKLNLDYAIDEMLDEHEQEDILEYFKGCETSSLQVAQQELSDGNFNWEQLKIMRIKFLAQYGM, from the coding sequence CCAAAACGGCTAAAGGAACAAAAACCGCAACCGGATCACCCACTAACGGCTCTGCAAAAAATGTAGCTCCCACCAGTGCATCTCTCCATGAAGCATTACAGGAACATTTCGGGTTCGATGCATTCAAAGGCAATCAGGAAGCCATCATTCAAAGCTTACTCAGCGGAAAAGATACATTCGTAATTAAACCCACCGGAGGTGGTAAGAGTTTGTGTTACCAGCTTCCGGCAATCATCAGCCCGGGTGTGGCCATCATTGTAAGCCCCCTCATCGCCCTGATGAAAAACCAGGTAGACCTGGTCCGCAGCTACAGCAGTAAAGACGATGTAGCACACTTCCTCAACTCCACCTTAAGCAAGAAAGAGATCCGCACCGTTCAGGACGACCTCCAGAGCGGACGCACCAAAATGTTGTATGTTGCGCCTGAAACGCTCACCAAACAGGAGAACCTCGAATTCTTCGCCGACCTCAAATTATCTTTCTTCGCAGTGGACGAAGCGCATTGTATCTCCGAGTGGGGTCACGACTTCCGCCCGGAATACCGCCGACTCCGCGAAATGATGACGCAGATCAATCCGGACATCCCCGTTATCGCCCTCACGGCCACGGCTACCCCGAAAGTGAAAAGCGATATCATCCAGAACCTCGGGCTCCAGGAACCCAATGTGTTCATCTCCTCCTTCAACAGGCCCAATCTCTATTATGAGATCCAGCCAAAGATCAAAAAAGACCAGACCCTCAAAAACATCGTGCGCTTCATCGTGCAGATGAAAGACAAAAGCGGTATCATCTATACTCTCAACCGCAAGACCACGGAAGAACTGGCAGACATGCTGGTGGCCAACGGCATCAAAGCTGTTGCTTATCACGCAGGCCTCGATTCCAAACTCCGCGCCGAACGCCAGGACATGTTCCTGAATGAAGACGTGCAGGTAATTGTAGCCACCATCGCATTCGGAATGGGTATCGATAAACCCGATATCCGTTTCGTGATCCACTACAATATCCCCAAGAGCATCGAGAACTACTACCAGGAAACAGGCCGAGCAGGCCGCGATGGCCTCGAAGGAAAATGTATACTCTACTATTCTCATAAAGATGTAGCCAAGCTAGAACACCTGATGCGCGACAAGCCACTCAGCGAACGCGAAGTTGGCGCACAGCTCATCAACGAAACCGTAGCATACGCCGAGAGTGGCGTTTGTCGCCGTAAAGTACTCATGAGCTATTTCGGTGAAGACTATACGACGAAGAACTGTGGAGAGTGCGACAACTGTCTGCACCCGAAAGAACAGGTAGAAGCAAAAGACAATGCAGTGAAAGTGCTGAAAGCCATCAGAGGGCTCGATGAACGATTTGCTACAGACTATACAGTGAATATCCTGATCGGAAGGCTTACGCCCAATATCACGATGTTCCGTCATGAAGGCATCGCCGAGTTCGGCATTGGAAAAGATGAGCCCGATCATTACTGGGGTTCACTTATCCGGCAGATGTTGCTAGGCGGATTGCTCAGCAAAGAGATCGAAGACTATGGCGTACTGAAGATCACCAAAGCAGGAGAGGCCTTCCTGAAGAAACCGAAATCCTTCCCCATCGTTCTCAATAACCTTTATGAAGAAGCGAATGCAGACGATGAAGAAGGCGGCGCTGAAACAGCTGTAGGCACCGCAGTTGATGAGAAGTTGTTCGAGATGTTGAAAGAGCTCCGTCAGAAAGAAGCAAAGAAAAAACAACTGCCTCCTTTCGTGATCTTCCTCGAAACTTCACTGCAGGATATGGCAACGCTGTATCCAACCAACACACAGGAACTTGAAAAATGTTCTGGTGTGAGCAAGGGAAAAGCCATGCGGTATGGTAAGCCCTTCATTGAAATGGTAGCGAAGTATGTTGAAGAAAACAATATCGAACGCCCGGATGATTTTGTGATGAAGAGTGTGGTGAACAAGAGCGGTAACAAAGTTTATATCATTCAACAGACAGATAAGAGGATCCCGCTGGAAACCATCGCCAAGAACAAAGGATGGAGAATGGACGAGATGCTGGAAGAGATGGAGACCATCGCAGCGAGCGGAACCAAACTGAACCTCGACTATGCCATCGATGAAATGCTTGATGAGCACGAGCAGGAAGATATCCTGGAATACTTCAAAGGATGTGAGACCTCTTCATTGCAGGTGGCGCAGCAGGAATTGTCTGATGGCAATTTCAACTGGGAACAGCTGAAGATCATGCGTATCAAGTTCCTTGCGCAGTACGGGATGTAA